The Acidobacteriota bacterium genome includes a window with the following:
- a CDS encoding DUF3662 domain-containing protein has translation MSILDKVRRWIDGETAELVLEQAARDAQVKPRSKAEAFIVKIAREVESVMQNEMVPLPQGTTIIPSEYAIFLSSDDDKEWQGAKRKGLVQGLYHILAERAKEIAGKKKLETRSFVIELRIDGTLEKGEIRVQHSWEDSSGNKTGVLVRPKGIPALEPTQNAPISQTILNFAPATGFQPPPYQAPPPATFQNAPIQQAVPLQTDEPGGYDRREIACGRALQAGDLARRRQAKTLCLSIRKRSRSAAVRNQSRLIFRSSVMSRSAAGT, from the coding sequence ATGAGCATTTTAGATAAAGTCAGGCGTTGGATCGATGGTGAGACGGCGGAGCTTGTTTTGGAACAGGCCGCTCGAGACGCGCAGGTCAAGCCGCGTTCTAAGGCCGAGGCATTCATCGTCAAGATCGCCCGCGAGGTCGAATCCGTAATGCAGAACGAGATGGTCCCGCTGCCGCAGGGTACGACCATCATCCCGAGCGAATACGCCATTTTTCTCAGCAGCGACGATGACAAAGAATGGCAGGGAGCCAAACGAAAAGGCCTGGTACAAGGGCTTTACCATATTCTCGCCGAACGGGCGAAAGAGATAGCGGGCAAGAAGAAACTGGAAACTCGTTCGTTCGTCATCGAGCTGCGCATCGACGGTACGCTCGAAAAAGGTGAGATCCGTGTGCAGCATAGCTGGGAAGATTCGAGCGGCAACAAGACGGGAGTTCTGGTCAGGCCGAAGGGAATTCCGGCGTTAGAACCAACTCAAAACGCTCCGATATCGCAGACCATCCTGAATTTCGCTCCGGCAACGGGATTTCAGCCCCCGCCGTATCAGGCTCCGCCGCCGGCGACGTTTCAGAATGCACCCATTCAGCAGGCCGTTCCGCTGCAGACCGACGAGCCCGGAGGATATGACCGCCGTGAAATCGCGTGCGGTCGAGCTTTACAAGCTGGAGATCTGGCGAGGCGGCGTCAGGCAAAAACGTTGTGCCTATCTATCAGAAAGAGATCGCGATCGGCCGCGGTTCGAAATCAAAGCCGGTTGATATTCCGCTCGTCGGTGATGTCGAGATCAGCCGCCGGCACCTGA